Proteins co-encoded in one Methanomassiliicoccales archaeon genomic window:
- a CDS encoding PadR family transcriptional regulator: MGKNEVDLMVLGSLLGGPAHGYEIKKKIARSFNSQYPNLSDSAVYPRLSRFEKEGLVDSRIEVQSSVPNRKVYTLTEKGKTRILELAATPVRENLDTLRSADFDDLTVHIVFFQFISKEERRKLVEPYYRLTQRRYTEALSYRETLWPRMEQFTRTTLEYVTKILELTLEMYRKLMEMD, encoded by the coding sequence GAACGAAGTCGATCTGATGGTCCTGGGATCGTTATTGGGCGGTCCTGCTCACGGCTACGAGATAAAGAAGAAGATAGCCCGTTCCTTCAATTCTCAATACCCTAATCTGAGCGACAGCGCTGTGTATCCACGACTTAGTCGCTTTGAAAAGGAAGGCCTGGTTGATTCCCGAATCGAGGTACAGAGCAGTGTACCCAACAGGAAGGTTTATACGCTTACCGAGAAAGGCAAGACAAGGATCCTGGAACTTGCTGCCACACCGGTCAGAGAAAACCTGGACACGCTCAGAAGCGCTGATTTCGACGACCTTACTGTCCACATCGTTTTCTTTCAATTCATTTCCAAGGAGGAGAGGCGCAAGCTCGTCGAACCTTATTATCGGCTTACACAACGCCGCTACACTGAAGCCCTCAGCTATAGAGAGACCTTGTGGCCAAGAATGGAGCAGTTCACGAGGACTACCCTGGAATACGTAACAAAGATCCTTGAGCTCACCCTAGAAATGTACCGGAAATTGATGGAAATGGATTAA
- a CDS encoding ABC transporter ATP-binding protein, which produces MIEIENLTRKFGDLVAVDNLTLHVNEGEVFGFLGPNGAGKTTTVRMLACLISKTSGEARIGEYEIGKKEDQAKIRKMIGLSPENVGLYESLSAYQNLDFFAKLYKRTEMQRKEDIEHFLKLLGLWEKRDLPAGTFSKGMKQKLAIARALIHDPQVLFLDEPTANLDPEAAKTVRDFIMELKKEKKTIFLNTHHLDEAQRICDRVGIMKTKLVAVDSPESLMGSFRARRTSVKLERVNDAIVAAVTGLGFEKVTVDGNNLVIEVNNPEKQNPGIVKAITMVGGHIQFVNDLRPSLEDVYLNLVRE; this is translated from the coding sequence ATGATCGAGATTGAGAACCTGACAAGAAAGTTCGGCGATCTGGTCGCAGTTGACAATCTCACTTTGCACGTGAACGAAGGAGAGGTTTTCGGATTCCTCGGTCCGAACGGCGCGGGAAAGACCACCACCGTGAGAATGCTGGCCTGCCTCATATCCAAGACCAGCGGTGAGGCCCGGATAGGAGAGTATGAGATTGGAAAAAAAGAGGACCAGGCAAAGATCAGAAAGATGATCGGCCTATCGCCTGAGAATGTCGGTCTCTACGAGAGCCTCTCTGCCTATCAGAACCTGGACTTTTTCGCTAAACTGTATAAGCGTACAGAGATGCAGAGGAAAGAGGACATCGAGCATTTCCTAAAACTGCTCGGTCTCTGGGAAAAGAGGGACCTGCCGGCTGGCACATTCTCTAAGGGCATGAAGCAGAAGCTGGCTATCGCTCGCGCCCTGATCCACGATCCCCAAGTCCTGTTCCTGGATGAACCGACGGCGAACCTTGACCCTGAGGCTGCCAAGACCGTGAGGGACTTTATCATGGAACTGAAAAAGGAAAAAAAGACCATATTCCTCAACACACACCATCTGGACGAAGCCCAAAGGATATGCGATCGGGTAGGGATCATGAAAACCAAGTTGGTCGCGGTAGATTCACCAGAATCACTGATGGGATCTTTCAGGGCGAGAAGGACCTCGGTCAAATTGGAACGAGTTAACGATGCTATCGTTGCCGCGGTAACCGGGCTCGGATTCGAGAAGGTAACGGTCGACGGAAATAATCTGGTCATTGAGGTCAACAACCCAGAGAAGCAAAACCCCGGCATCGTGAAAGCCATCACAATGGTAGGTGGCCATATCCAATTCGTCAACGATCTTCGCCCGAGCTTAGAGGACGTCTATCTTAACCTGGTCAGGGAGTGA